In Accipiter gentilis chromosome 17, bAccGen1.1, whole genome shotgun sequence, one DNA window encodes the following:
- the CTNND1 gene encoding catenin delta-1 isoform X9, translating into MDDSEVESTASILASVKEQEAQFEKLTRALEEERRHVSAQLERVRVSPQDASPGLANGTLTRRHQNGRFLGDADLERQKYPDLKLNGPQDHSHLLYSTIPRMQDPGQIVEETYTMEEDPEGAMSVVSVETSDDGTTRRTETTVKKVVKTVTTRTVQQVPVGPDGLPLETTPVTSNYVQTMDRNFRKNGNGGPGGYLSQPGTATLPRNYHYPDGYGRPYEDGYPGSDHSYGSLSRVTRIDERYRPSMDTYRAPSRQDIYGPQPQVRVGGSNMDLNHFHPEPYGLEDDQRSVGFEDVDYGLMSDYSTARRAGTPSDPRRRLRSYEDMLVDEVAPDRYYWAPLAQHERGSLASLDSLRKGGPAPGNWRQPELPEVIAMLSFRLDAVKSNAAAYLQHLCYRNDKVKTEVRKLKGIPVLVGLLDHPKKEVHYGACGALKNISFGKDQDNKIAIKNCDGVPALVRLLRKAHDMDLTEVITGTLWNLSSHDSIKMAIVDHALHALTDEVVIPRSGWEREPNEDSKPRHIEWESVLTNTAGCLRNVSSERSEARRKLRECDGLVDALIYIVQSEIGQKDSDSKLVENCVCLLRNLSYQVHREIPHAERYQETPLAAANNAGPHAASCFGAKKGKGKKLPEDPGADTVDFPKRTTPAKGYELLFQPEVVRIYISLLKESKTPAILEASAGAIQNLCAGSWTYGRYIRSALRQEKGLSAIADLLTHDSERVVKAASGALRNLAVDLRNKELIGKHAIPNLVKNLPGGQQTPAKNLSEDTVVSVLNTINEVIVDNLEAAKKLRETQGIEKLVLINKSGNRSEREVRAAALVLQTVWGYKELRKPLEKEGWKKSDFQVNLSNASRTQGGNSFDDSTLPLIDRNQKTDKKSSREEIQMSNMGPDNYSTLNERDHSRTLDRSGDVGDMEPVKVAPLMVSSSS; encoded by the exons ATGGACGACTCAGAAGTGGAGTCGACCGCCAGCATCCTTGCCTCTGTCAAGGAGCAGGAGGCACAGTTCGAGAAGTTGACCCGGGCGCTTGAGGAGGAACGGCGCCATGTCTCAGCCCAGCTGGAACGAGTCCGGGTCTCCCCACAGGACGCCAGCCCGGGCTTGGCCAACGGCACGCTCACCCGGCGGCACCAG AACGGCCGTTTCTTGGGCGATGCTGAcctggaaaggcagaaataccCAGATCTGAAGCTCAACGGGCCACAG GACCATAGCCACCTATTGTACAGCACGATCCCCAGGATGCAGGACCCGGGCCAGATCGTGGAGGAGACATACACCATGGAGGAGGACCCAGAAGGGGCCATGTCAGTTGTGTCTGTGGAGACATCAGATGATGGGACAACCCGGCGTACAGAGACCACG GTGAAGAAAGTGGTGAAGACAGTGACCACCCGGACAGTGCAGCAGGTGCCAGTGGGGCCTGATGGGTTACCTTTGGAAACCACCCCCGTCACCAGCAACTATGTCCAGACCATGGACAGGAACTTCCGCAAGAATGGCAATGGGGGCCCTGGTGGCTACCTGAGCCAGCCAGGCACAGCCACCCTTCCTCGAAATTACCACTACCCCGATGGCTACGGCCGCCCCTATGAGGATGGCTACCCGGGCAGCGATCACAGCTATGGCAGCCTGTCCCGTGTCACCCGCATTGATGAGCGTTACCGCCCCTCCATGGACACCTACCGGGCCCCCAGCCGTCAGGACATCTATGGCCCCCAACCTCAAGTGCGTGTCGGGGGCAGCAACATGGACCTCAACCATTTCCACCCTGAGCCGTACGGCCTGGAGGATGACCAACGCAGTGTGGGCTTTGAAGATGTGGACTACGGGCTTATGTCGGACTACAGCACAGCCAGGCGGGCAGGGACCCCGTCTGATCCTCGGCGACGGCTCAG GAGCTATGAAGACAtgctggtggatgaagtggcccCTGACCGGTACTACTGGGCCCCTCTGGCTCAGCACGAGCGGGGTAGCTTGGCTAGTCTGGACAGCCTGCGGAAGGGAGGTCCGGCCCCGGGTAACTGGCGCCAGCCAGAGCTGCCGGAGGTAATAGCCATGCTGAGCTTCCGTCTGGATGCTGTCAAGTCCAATGCGGCTGCCTACCTGCAGCACCTCTGCTACCGTAATGACAAGGTGAAGACAGAGGTGCGCAAGCTGAAGGGCATTCCTGTGCTGGTGGGGTTGTTAGACCACCCCAAGAAAGAGGTTCACTATGGTGCCTGTGGAGCCCTCAAGAACATCTCTTTCGGCAAGGACCAAGACAATAAGATTGCCATCAAGAACTGTGATGGGGTACCTGCTCTGGTGCGCCTGTTGCGGAAGGCGCATGACATGGACCTCACAGAGGTCATCACAG GAACACTGTGGAACCTGTCCTCGCACGACTCCATCAAGATGGCCATTGTGGATCATGCACTACATGCTCTGACTGATGAGGTTGTCATTCCCCGCTCAGGCTGGGAGCGGGAACCCAATGAGGACTCAAAACCCCGCCATATCGAGTGGGAGTCGGTGCTCACCAACACCGCTGGCTGCCTTAG GAATGTGAGCTCAGAGCGGAGTGAGGCCCGTCGGAAGCTGCGGGAATGTGATGGGCTGGTGGATGCCCTGATCTACATAGTCCAGTCTGAGATCGGCCAGAAGGACTCGGACAGCAAG CTGGTGGAGAACTGTGTGTGTCTGCTGAGAAACTTGTCCTACCAAGTCCACCGTGAGATCCCCCATGCTGAGCGTTACCAGGAGACACCTCTGGCCGCAGCCAACAATGCTGGGCCCCATGCTGCGAGCTGCTTTGGTGCCAAGAAGGGCAAAG GTAAAAAGCTCCCAGAAGACCCTGGTGCCGATACAGTGGACTTTCCCAAAAGAACAACTCCAGCCAAAG GCTACGAGCTCCTCTTCCAGCCAGAAGTGGTCCGGATATACATCTCACTTCTAAAGGAAAGCAAGACTCCAGCCATCCTAGAGGCTTCGGCAGGAGCTATTCAGAACCTGTGTGCTGGCAGTTGGACG tATGGCCGGTACATCCGCTCAGCGCTGCGCCAGGAGAAGGGACTCTCTGCCATTGCTGACCTCCTGACCCATGACAGTGAGCGAGTGGTGAAAGCGGCGTCTGGAGCCCTGCGCAACCTGGCTGTCGACTTGCGTAACAAAGAGCTGATAG GTAAACATGCCATCCCCAACCTAGTGAAGAACCTGCCTGGAGGCCAGCAGACCCCAGCCAAAAATCTCTCTGAGGACACAGTGGTGTCAGTCCTCAACACCATCAATGAAGTAATTGTAGACAACCTTGAGGCTGCCAAGAAGCTGCGGGAAACACAGGGGATTGAGAAGTTGGTGCTGATCAACAAATCTGG GAACCGCTCAGAGAGAGAAGTCCGAGCAGCTGCCCTTGTCTTGCAGACAGTCTGGGGATATAAAGAGCTGCGGAAGCCCCTTGAGAAGGAAGGCTGGAAGAAGTCAGATTTCCAG